One segment of Pseudomonas asgharzadehiana DNA contains the following:
- a CDS encoding 16S rRNA (uracil(1498)-N(3))-methyltransferase — MRLSRFFTDTPLSLGDVELPEAQAHYISRVLRMGEGDAVQLFDGSGQEFCGTLLEVGKKRVTVQLTEHFAGQTESPLHIHLGQGLSRGERMDWAIQKATELGVNAITPIFSERCEVRLKDERADKRLLHWRQVAISACEQCGRSTVPVIHPPLLLADWLKQTEADLKLVLHPVAEPMVSHAKPSSLAFLIGPEGGLTDNEVQTAQDAGYHAARLGPRVLRTETAPVVALAVAQQLWGDF, encoded by the coding sequence ATGAGACTGTCCCGTTTTTTCACCGACACCCCGCTGAGCCTCGGCGACGTTGAACTGCCCGAAGCCCAGGCGCATTACATCAGCCGCGTGCTGCGCATGGGCGAAGGTGACGCCGTGCAATTGTTTGACGGCTCCGGGCAAGAGTTTTGCGGCACGTTGCTGGAGGTCGGTAAAAAACGCGTCACCGTGCAACTGACGGAACACTTCGCAGGCCAGACCGAATCGCCGCTGCACATCCACCTCGGCCAGGGCCTGTCCAGGGGCGAGCGCATGGATTGGGCGATCCAGAAAGCCACGGAACTGGGCGTCAACGCGATTACGCCGATTTTCAGCGAGCGCTGCGAAGTGCGCCTCAAGGACGAACGCGCCGACAAACGCCTGCTGCACTGGCGCCAGGTGGCGATCAGCGCGTGCGAGCAATGCGGGCGTTCGACGGTGCCGGTGATTCACCCGCCGCTGTTGCTGGCGGACTGGCTGAAGCAGACCGAGGCCGACCTCAAGCTGGTGCTGCACCCGGTGGCCGAGCCGATGGTCAGCCATGCCAAGCCTTCGAGCCTGGCGTTCCTGATCGGTCCCGAGGGTGGGCTGACCGATAATGAAGTCCAAACCGCTCAAGACGCCGGCTACCATGCTGCTCGCCTCGGCCCGCGCGTGTTGCGCACCGAGACCGCGCCGGTAGTTGCGCTGGCAGTCGCGCAACAACTGTGGGGCGACTTCTAA